A section of the Asticcacaulis sp. EMRT-3 genome encodes:
- a CDS encoding DUF817 domain-containing protein, translating to MTETHPNLKGGMTPPVHPLAPYLQPVRRWIRITLRRLPAPLAEFVLFGLKMAWSCLFGAAMLTLMIVSYFLWHFIWPAHPLIYRYDFLFGAALVIQALMLWTRLETWDEMKVIGLYHLTGTAMEVFKTHMGSWTYPEPSLFHIGGVPLFTGFMYGSVGSFIARAIRVFDMRFSHYPKPWVTWLLAIAIYLNFFSHHYIYDFRWLIFAVLAVVFFRCFVFFRVDRETRSMPFLLAGTLTAFFLWLAENIGTYTHTWRYPGKHWHLVSIQKMSAWGLLLVLAFVTVSLVFPVKAPDTQAQRSGGYRLWWAGLFRSSGRAVSE from the coding sequence ATGACTGAAACACACCCGAACCTGAAGGGTGGCATGACCCCACCCGTTCATCCGCTCGCCCCCTATCTGCAACCCGTCAGGCGCTGGATACGCATCACTTTACGCCGCCTGCCCGCGCCTCTGGCTGAGTTTGTGCTGTTCGGCCTGAAAATGGCGTGGTCGTGTTTGTTTGGTGCCGCCATGCTGACGCTGATGATCGTCAGTTATTTTCTCTGGCATTTCATCTGGCCCGCCCATCCGCTCATTTACCGCTATGATTTCCTGTTCGGGGCGGCGCTGGTCATACAGGCCCTGATGCTGTGGACGCGGCTGGAAACCTGGGACGAGATGAAGGTGATCGGCCTCTATCATCTGACCGGCACGGCAATGGAGGTTTTCAAAACCCATATGGGGTCGTGGACCTATCCCGAACCATCGCTTTTTCATATCGGCGGCGTGCCCCTGTTTACCGGCTTCATGTATGGCAGCGTCGGCTCGTTTATCGCCCGCGCCATCCGCGTATTCGACATGCGCTTCTCGCACTATCCGAAGCCTTGGGTCACGTGGCTGCTGGCCATTGCCATCTATCTCAACTTTTTCAGCCATCACTATATCTATGATTTCCGCTGGCTGATTTTCGCCGTTCTGGCCGTGGTCTTTTTCCGCTGCTTCGTGTTTTTCCGCGTCGATCGTGAAACCCGATCCATGCCGTTTTTGCTGGCGGGCACATTGACCGCCTTCTTTTTGTGGCTGGCCGAAAATATCGGCACCTATACCCACACCTGGCGCTATCCGGGTAAGCACTGGCATCTGGTATCGATCCAGAAGATGAGCGCGTGGGGACTGCTTTTGGTTCTGGCCTTCGTGACGGTATCTTTGGTGTTTCCGGTCAAAGCACCCGATACCCAGGCCCAGCGCAGCGGCGGCTATCGCCTGTGGTGGGCCGGTTTATTCCGGTCGTCAGGGCGTGCGGTTTCGGAATAG
- a CDS encoding DUF3034 family protein: MSIKKRKYGLLLSAAALVVGLGAGLAAAADAQSLDTSGKLLLTGGVSQIEGAAGGGLTPWAVIGGYETDGQIGGNVFYTDVGTQDYNIKSYGALVGIHNRVEFSYARQDFDTRNVGAALGLGYGYTISQDTFGVKVRVLGDAILQQDSWLPQISVGAQFKSNKNGALVKALGARDDHGTDYYVSATKLFLAQSLLVNATVRETKANQFGILGYGGIDDHYHTEVEGSVAYLLTRQIAIGAEFRAKPDNLAVAHEGNAYDAFVAYAPTKNLSFTLAYADLGNIVTRKQHGLYLSLQAGF; encoded by the coding sequence ATGTCAATAAAAAAACGAAAATACGGCCTGCTGTTGAGCGCGGCCGCGCTTGTGGTCGGCTTAGGTGCGGGTCTGGCAGCCGCCGCCGACGCACAGTCGCTGGATACCAGCGGCAAGTTATTGCTGACCGGCGGGGTCAGCCAGATCGAAGGCGCGGCAGGCGGCGGATTGACGCCGTGGGCTGTCATCGGCGGTTACGAAACCGACGGCCAGATCGGCGGCAATGTCTTTTACACCGATGTCGGCACGCAGGATTACAACATCAAATCCTATGGTGCTCTGGTCGGCATCCATAACCGCGTCGAATTTTCCTATGCCCGGCAGGATTTCGACACGCGCAATGTCGGCGCAGCACTCGGCCTCGGCTATGGTTACACGATCAGCCAGGACACGTTTGGCGTGAAGGTGCGCGTGCTGGGTGACGCCATTCTCCAACAGGATTCGTGGTTGCCGCAGATCTCGGTGGGGGCGCAGTTCAAGTCGAACAAGAATGGCGCGCTGGTCAAGGCGCTGGGCGCGCGCGATGATCACGGCACCGACTATTATGTCAGCGCCACCAAGCTGTTTCTGGCCCAGAGCCTGCTCGTCAATGCCACGGTGCGCGAAACCAAGGCCAATCAGTTCGGCATTCTCGGCTATGGCGGCATCGATGATCATTACCATACCGAAGTGGAAGGCTCGGTGGCCTATCTGCTGACGCGCCAGATCGCCATCGGCGCCGAATTCCGCGCCAAGCCCGACAATCTGGCCGTGGCCCACGAAGGCAATGCCTATGACGCCTTCGTCGCCTATGCCCCCACCAAGAACCTGTCTTTCACCCTCGCCTATGCCGATCTCGGCAATATCGTCACCCGCAAGCAGCACGGTCTTTACCTGTCGCTGCAAGCCGGTTTCTAA
- a CDS encoding group 1 truncated hemoglobin, whose amino-acid sequence MKMSLFSAVAAAALITVSAHAQMADSSAMSAAPAASMTPSAATAPVVSPDGSLYKTFGGHDGLVSLMNDTMDNLVADPRTHDFFVAADQAHIKAELVDQFCHIMGGGCEYTGRDMKTVHAQLGITHADFNALVEDLQKAMDKHKIPFAAQNKLLAALAPQHRDIVTAP is encoded by the coding sequence ATGAAAATGTCCCTGTTCAGCGCCGTTGCCGCGGCAGCCCTGATCACCGTCTCCGCCCATGCGCAAATGGCCGATTCCTCTGCCATGAGCGCCGCGCCAGCCGCCAGCATGACGCCTTCCGCCGCCACGGCCCCGGTGGTTTCGCCCGATGGCTCGCTCTATAAGACCTTCGGCGGTCATGACGGTCTGGTCAGCCTGATGAACGATACGATGGATAATCTGGTCGCCGATCCGCGTACCCACGACTTCTTCGTGGCCGCCGATCAGGCCCACATCAAGGCCGAACTGGTCGATCAGTTCTGCCACATCATGGGCGGCGGATGTGAATATACGGGCCGCGACATGAAGACCGTCCATGCCCAGCTTGGCATTACACACGCCGATTTCAACGCCCTGGTCGAAGACCTGCAAAAGGCGATGGACAAGCACAAGATTCCGTTCGCGGCGCAAAATAAGCTGCTGGCGGCGCTGGCGCCCCAGCACCGCGACATCGTCACCGCGCCCTGA
- a CDS encoding c-type cytochrome has translation MKIQTCMATLAVVMLTCAPALAADNPQAALGEKLYQQRCAACHAIDSNGYAPRHRGVVGRKAGSQPGYNYSSALKNSGIVWSEANIDLWLQGPSKMVPGTRMGFHDDNATERAAIIAYLKTQK, from the coding sequence ATGAAAATCCAGACCTGCATGGCCACCCTCGCGGTGGTCATGCTGACCTGCGCCCCGGCGCTGGCCGCCGATAACCCACAGGCCGCTTTGGGCGAAAAGCTCTATCAGCAGCGCTGCGCCGCCTGTCATGCGATAGATAGCAATGGCTATGCGCCGCGCCATCGCGGCGTGGTGGGCCGCAAGGCCGGTTCCCAGCCCGGCTATAACTATTCCAGCGCGCTTAAAAACTCCGGCATTGTGTGGAGCGAGGCCAATATCGACCTGTGGCTGCAAGGCCCATCTAAGATGGTGCCGGGCACGCGCATGGGCTTTCACGACGACAATGCCACTGAGCGCGCCGCCATCATCGCCTATCTGAAAACGCAGAAATAG
- a CDS encoding bifunctional protein-serine/threonine kinase/phosphatase, whose protein sequence is MTPVTASSRLNIASGFASDIGKRDDNQDFAALYLDEAAGNHHGAVAALADGVGGRKGGRVAAELSVRTFIDDYLGQSEILSPRKTAARALESINYWLFREGQKNENLKGMACAFTGVVIKGRRLHSFHVGDTRLYRLREGQLEQLTQDHRPEGSGEDTTLLSRAVGAEEAVRIDYGAYDLAPHDRLMLCSDGVHGMLGNTDIGLILDGRTSAEETAQKLVASAIGRGGDDNTTALVIDIIDLAPASIEDLDAAIARLPMLDPPSVGDLVDGFRLERQLADGLYSRVFRARDLKEPRPGQAMVVLKFPKPHTIGAESSARSAFMREAWVASRVQHMWVGTVLQLPTGRQTCLYIAQPFYVGETLEHRLLRTPKISLNEGIGIATRLAKALGSLHRAGIIHRDVKPENIILMQDGGFKLVDLGVSRIPNLDKDTVFVPGTPSYKAPEQFQGQPGDERSDIFSMGVTLYRMFTGGAYPFGEIETGQKPVFARPAPLTEKRPDLPSWLDSLIVQALAPNPDDRFQDGFEMAFKLETGAYGASPDFFRKHSWFARHQVGIWRGISLALAVALALVIAGWRTGWQPDPWLVHLLAWLAHPNG, encoded by the coding sequence ATGACGCCCGTCACCGCCAGTTCGCGCCTGAACATCGCCTCCGGTTTCGCCTCCGACATCGGCAAACGCGACGATAATCAGGATTTCGCCGCCCTCTATCTCGATGAGGCTGCGGGTAACCATCATGGGGCGGTGGCGGCGCTGGCCGACGGCGTGGGCGGGCGCAAGGGTGGGCGCGTGGCCGCCGAGCTGTCGGTGCGCACCTTCATCGATGATTATCTCGGCCAGAGCGAAATTCTGTCACCGCGCAAGACCGCCGCCCGCGCGCTGGAAAGCATCAATTACTGGCTGTTCCGCGAAGGCCAGAAGAATGAAAACCTGAAGGGTATGGCCTGCGCCTTTACCGGCGTGGTCATCAAGGGGCGGCGGCTGCACAGCTTCCACGTTGGCGATACGCGGCTTTATCGTTTGCGCGAAGGCCAGCTCGAACAACTGACCCAGGATCATCGCCCCGAAGGCAGCGGCGAGGACACGACCCTGCTCAGCCGCGCCGTCGGGGCCGAAGAGGCGGTGCGCATCGATTACGGCGCCTATGATCTGGCCCCGCATGACCGGCTGATGCTGTGTTCCGATGGTGTGCACGGGATGCTCGGCAATACCGATATTGGCCTGATCCTCGACGGGCGCACCTCTGCGGAGGAAACCGCGCAAAAGCTGGTGGCCAGCGCCATCGGGCGCGGCGGCGACGACAACACCACCGCGCTGGTCATCGACATTATCGACCTGGCCCCGGCCTCGATTGAGGATCTCGACGCCGCCATCGCCAGGCTGCCCATGCTCGATCCGCCCAGTGTCGGCGATCTGGTCGATGGGTTCCGGCTGGAAAGACAACTGGCCGACGGTCTCTATTCGCGGGTTTTCCGCGCCCGCGACCTGAAAGAGCCGCGCCCCGGCCAGGCGATGGTGGTGCTGAAATTCCCCAAGCCCCATACGATCGGTGCGGAATCGTCGGCGCGCTCGGCCTTTATGCGCGAAGCATGGGTGGCGTCGCGCGTTCAGCATATGTGGGTCGGCACGGTGCTGCAATTGCCGACGGGCCGCCAGACCTGCCTCTATATCGCCCAGCCATTCTATGTCGGTGAAACCCTCGAACATCGCCTGCTGCGCACCCCGAAAATCAGCCTGAACGAGGGAATCGGCATCGCCACCCGTCTGGCCAAGGCCTTGGGTTCGCTGCATCGGGCGGGCATTATTCACCGCGACGTTAAACCGGAAAACATCATCCTGATGCAGGATGGCGGCTTCAAACTGGTCGATCTGGGCGTATCGCGCATCCCCAATCTCGACAAGGACACGGTGTTTGTGCCCGGCACGCCCAGCTATAAGGCCCCCGAACAATTTCAGGGCCAGCCGGGCGATGAACGCTCCGACATTTTTTCGATGGGTGTCACCCTCTATCGCATGTTCACCGGCGGGGCCTATCCGTTTGGCGAGATCGAAACGGGCCAGAAGCCGGTGTTTGCGCGGCCCGCGCCGCTGACCGAAAAGCGCCCTGATCTGCCGTCATGGCTCGACAGCCTGATCGTGCAGGCGCTGGCCCCCAATCCCGATGACCGTTTTCAGGATGGCTTTGAGATGGCCTTCAAGCTGGAAACCGGGGCTTACGGAGCCTCGCCCGATTTCTTCCGCAAGCATTCGTGGTTTGCCCGCCATCAGGTCGGCATCTGGCGCGGCATCAGTCTGGCTCTGGCCGTGGCTCTGGCGCTGGTCATTGCGGGCTGGCGCACCGGCTGGCAGCCCGATCCGTGGCTGGTGCATCTGCTGGCGTGGCTGGCCCACCCCAACGGGTGA
- a CDS encoding M1 family metallopeptidase, with protein sequence MKAAQPAARTTAFAGIRFSVAGFTAPASLVLFGLILIALFVMTGCTAKNAQNNDPMAMVARTLDDHSWARPQEARVKNVDLDLTADFAKKTLEGTATLTLVTEANAKQVILDTRALDIQDVTDAAGAPLKYTLGKGNEIMGRPLTIELPQGAQTVVVRYATEAGGTALQWLDPAQTAGKKLPFLFSQGEEINTRSWIPTQDSPAIRQTYTARIVVPSNLVAVMGGDRLTPKGEPVDGHPSLRAFRFDMDKPVAPYLIALAIGDIGFKSEGRNTGVYAERAVLDKAAYEFADMQAMLDAAEKLYGPYPWGRYDVLVLPPSFPYGGMENPTLTFVTPTVLTGDRSLVSVVAHELAHSWSGNLVSNATWEDFWLNEGFTTYAENRIMEAVYGKDRADMQRVLGWQDLQATLKELSESNHGDFTRLHPDLSGVNPEDYVSDIPYQKGAAFLRMLEAHFGRARLDAYLKGYFQRYAFHSMTTDAFVVDLRENLLHNDANLEKSLKIRQWLYDKGLPDNAVAPTSRLLDQVKAQADAFMNGTAPDDLVTTDWTSPQWQYFLTQLPDTLSLDQMAALDKAFAFTESHNDDILFDWLMLAVQHHYLPAMPVLHDFLIAQGRLKYVMPLYKALLAQADWGVDMAKKTYAEARPGYHQITRASVEKLMP encoded by the coding sequence ATGAAAGCCGCCCAACCGGCCGCCCGCACGACAGCCTTCGCCGGGATCCGTTTCAGCGTGGCCGGATTCACCGCTCCGGCGAGCCTCGTCCTGTTCGGACTGATCCTGATCGCGCTTTTCGTTATGACGGGCTGCACCGCCAAAAATGCGCAGAATAATGATCCGATGGCTATGGTGGCGCGCACGCTCGATGATCATTCGTGGGCGCGGCCGCAGGAGGCGCGCGTCAAGAATGTCGATCTCGACCTGACGGCGGACTTTGCCAAGAAAACCCTGGAGGGCACCGCCACCCTGACCCTGGTGACCGAGGCCAATGCCAAGCAGGTGATCCTCGATACACGCGCCCTCGATATTCAGGATGTGACGGATGCCGCCGGTGCGCCGCTGAAATACACGCTCGGCAAGGGCAATGAGATAATGGGCCGCCCTCTGACCATCGAACTGCCGCAGGGCGCGCAGACCGTGGTGGTGCGTTACGCCACCGAAGCGGGCGGCACGGCCCTGCAATGGCTCGATCCGGCCCAGACCGCCGGTAAGAAGCTGCCCTTCCTGTTCAGCCAGGGCGAGGAGATCAACACCAGAAGCTGGATCCCGACGCAGGATTCGCCCGCCATCCGCCAGACCTATACGGCGCGTATCGTCGTGCCGTCCAATCTGGTGGCGGTGATGGGGGGCGACCGGCTGACGCCGAAGGGCGAGCCGGTGGATGGCCATCCTTCGCTGCGCGCCTTCCGCTTCGATATGGACAAGCCGGTGGCACCCTATCTGATCGCCCTGGCCATTGGCGACATCGGCTTTAAATCTGAGGGCCGCAACACCGGCGTCTATGCCGAGCGCGCCGTGCTCGACAAGGCGGCCTATGAATTCGCCGATATGCAGGCCATGCTGGATGCCGCTGAAAAGCTGTATGGCCCCTATCCGTGGGGTCGCTATGATGTGCTGGTTCTGCCGCCGTCCTTCCCCTATGGCGGCATGGAAAACCCGACCCTGACCTTCGTGACCCCCACCGTCCTGACGGGCGACCGCTCTTTGGTATCGGTGGTGGCGCATGAACTGGCCCATTCGTGGTCGGGCAATCTGGTCAGCAATGCCACCTGGGAAGATTTCTGGCTCAATGAGGGTTTCACCACCTATGCGGAAAACCGCATCATGGAGGCGGTGTACGGCAAGGATCGCGCCGATATGCAAAGGGTGCTGGGCTGGCAGGATTTGCAGGCCACGCTGAAGGAGCTGAGTGAATCAAACCACGGCGATTTCACGCGCCTGCATCCCGATCTCAGCGGCGTCAATCCTGAAGACTATGTCAGCGACATTCCCTATCAAAAGGGCGCGGCCTTCCTGCGGATGCTGGAGGCCCATTTCGGACGCGCCCGGCTCGATGCCTATCTGAAGGGCTATTTTCAGCGCTATGCCTTCCACAGCATGACCACCGATGCCTTTGTGGTCGATCTGCGCGAAAACCTGCTGCACAATGACGCCAATCTCGAAAAATCGCTGAAGATTCGCCAGTGGCTTTACGATAAGGGCCTGCCCGATAATGCCGTGGCACCGACCTCGCGCCTGCTCGATCAGGTGAAGGCGCAGGCCGATGCCTTTATGAACGGCACGGCCCCGGACGATCTCGTCACCACCGACTGGACATCGCCACAATGGCAGTATTTCCTGACGCAACTGCCCGACACCTTGAGCCTTGATCAGATGGCGGCGCTCGACAAAGCGTTTGCCTTTACCGAAAGCCATAATGACGACATCCTGTTCGACTGGCTGATGCTGGCCGTGCAGCATCATTATCTGCCCGCCATGCCCGTTTTGCACGATTTCCTGATCGCGCAGGGCCGTCTGAAATATGTCATGCCGCTCTATAAGGCGTTGCTGGCGCAGGCGGACTGGGGCGTCGATATGGCGAAAAAGACCTATGCCGAAGCCAGGCCGGGCTATCACCAGATCACGCGCGCCAGTGTTGAAAAACTGATGCCGTAA
- a CDS encoding DEAD/DEAH box helicase, with product MTHFKDLGLSPTLLMTLEKQGYTTPTPIQAQAIPHLLAGHDLLGIAQTGTGKTAAFALPILQHILTNRQIPAPKTARVLVLSPTRELASQIAESFKTYSHGLGLSIATIYGGVKYGPQYKALNAGLDILVATPGRLIDHIEQKSVDLRGVGFFVLDEADQMLDLGFVKPIRQIAARLPHKRQNLFFSATMPKEAGVLASELLTDPKKVEVTPEATTAERVEQSVIFIEAQCKRALLSELYAEAKLDRTLVFTRTKRSADRVAAYLQAGGVEAAAIHGDKNQSQRERALQAFRAGKVRALVATDIAARGIDVDAVSHVINYELPNVAEAYVHRIGRTARAGKSGVSITLCADDERRLLKDIERVTRQRIPSFDRRKDNALKLLDEAILASGNTEKPSTPDRLPEHRKKGDPRPGSGRGRGPNPEARHSDPDAEFVHKRGRNRPDHAAGRPSFAGKPYAGKPGGKPFGERNERPAGERYDPMATERGALDTLRPDQKAKKPFKARSAEPSRAPAAFNRDDRRDDRPARSHVDGQPVKVKPRGKPAHGRKDNASKGGMGKGGFGGDRATHYSEPPKPRSEGAQFKRRSRA from the coding sequence GTGACGCACTTTAAAGACCTGGGCCTGTCGCCCACCCTTCTGATGACCCTCGAAAAGCAGGGCTATACAACGCCGACGCCGATTCAGGCCCAGGCTATCCCCCATTTGCTGGCCGGACACGACCTGCTGGGCATCGCCCAGACCGGCACCGGCAAGACGGCGGCCTTCGCCCTGCCGATCCTGCAACATATCCTGACCAACCGCCAGATTCCGGCGCCGAAGACCGCCCGCGTGCTGGTTCTGTCGCCGACGCGCGAACTGGCCTCGCAGATCGCCGAAAGCTTCAAAACCTATTCGCATGGCCTGGGCCTGTCGATCGCCACCATCTATGGCGGCGTCAAATACGGCCCGCAATATAAGGCGCTCAATGCCGGTCTCGATATTCTGGTGGCCACGCCCGGTCGCCTGATCGACCATATCGAACAAAAGAGCGTCGATCTGCGCGGCGTCGGTTTCTTCGTGCTCGACGAAGCCGACCAGATGCTCGATCTGGGCTTCGTCAAGCCGATCCGCCAGATTGCCGCCCGCCTGCCGCACAAGCGCCAGAACCTGTTCTTCTCGGCCACCATGCCGAAGGAGGCCGGTGTTCTGGCCTCGGAACTGCTGACCGATCCGAAAAAGGTCGAGGTCACGCCCGAAGCCACCACGGCGGAGCGCGTTGAGCAGAGCGTCATCTTCATCGAAGCCCAGTGCAAGCGTGCTCTGCTCAGCGAGCTTTATGCCGAAGCCAAGCTCGACCGCACCCTGGTCTTTACCCGCACCAAGCGTTCGGCTGACCGCGTCGCCGCCTATTTGCAGGCCGGTGGCGTCGAAGCCGCCGCCATCCACGGCGACAAGAATCAAAGCCAGCGCGAACGCGCCCTGCAAGCCTTCCGCGCCGGTAAGGTGCGCGCGCTGGTCGCCACCGACATCGCCGCGCGCGGTATCGATGTTGATGCCGTGTCGCACGTCATCAATTACGAGCTGCCCAACGTGGCCGAAGCCTATGTCCACCGCATCGGCCGCACAGCGCGCGCCGGTAAATCGGGCGTGTCGATCACCCTGTGCGCCGATGATGAACGCCGTCTGCTGAAAGACATCGAGCGCGTCACGCGCCAGCGCATTCCGTCGTTCGACCGCCGCAAGGACAATGCGCTGAAACTGCTCGACGAGGCCATTCTGGCTTCGGGCAATACCGAAAAGCCCTCGACGCCCGACCGCCTGCCCGAACACCGCAAGAAGGGCGATCCGCGTCCCGGTTCCGGTCGTGGCCGTGGCCCGAATCCCGAAGCGCGCCATTCCGACCCGGACGCCGAATTCGTCCATAAGCGCGGCCGTAACCGCCCCGATCATGCCGCGGGCCGTCCGTCTTTTGCTGGCAAGCCCTATGCAGGCAAGCCGGGCGGCAAGCCGTTCGGTGAGCGCAATGAGCGCCCGGCGGGTGAACGTTATGATCCGATGGCCACGGAACGCGGCGCGCTCGATACGCTGCGCCCCGACCAGAAGGCGAAAAAGCCTTTCAAGGCGCGTAGCGCTGAGCCTTCGCGCGCCCCCGCAGCCTTTAATCGTGATGATCGCCGTGATGACCGTCCGGCCCGCTCGCACGTCGATGGCCAGCCCGTTAAGGTCAAGCCGCGCGGCAAGCCCGCCCACGGCCGCAAGGACAATGCGTCCAAGGGCGGCATGGGCAAGGGTGGCTTCGGCGGTGATCGCGCGACCCACTATTCCGAACCGCCCAAGCCGCGTTCGGAAGGTGCCCAGTTCAAGCGTCGTTCGCGCGCCTGA
- the moaB gene encoding molybdenum cofactor biosynthesis protein B, which produces MTAITDKDRLWLGGGRIDEDRAFKPVNIAVLTISDTRDADSDTSGDVLAARIEAAGHHLAGRAIVRDDIEAIRSQVKAWVKSGGIDAIVSTGGTGITGRDVTPEAVEPILSKRIEGFSTLFHMLSYQTVGLSTLQSRALAGIIDGVFIFCLPGSNGAVKDGWDKVIRWQLDSRHGPCNMVELMPRLKEV; this is translated from the coding sequence ATGACGGCGATCACGGATAAGGACAGGCTCTGGCTCGGCGGCGGGCGCATCGACGAAGACCGCGCCTTCAAACCGGTCAACATCGCCGTCCTGACCATTTCCGACACGCGCGACGCAGACAGTGACACATCCGGCGATGTGCTGGCGGCGCGCATCGAAGCCGCCGGTCACCATCTGGCGGGCCGCGCCATTGTGCGCGACGACATTGAGGCCATCCGCTCTCAGGTGAAGGCCTGGGTGAAAAGTGGCGGGATCGACGCCATTGTTTCCACCGGCGGCACCGGCATTACGGGCCGCGATGTCACGCCCGAAGCGGTTGAGCCGATCCTTTCCAAGCGCATCGAAGGTTTTTCGACCCTCTTTCACATGCTCAGCTATCAGACGGTCGGCCTGTCCACCCTGCAATCGCGCGCTCTGGCCGGGATCATCGATGGCGTCTTCATCTTCTGCCTGCCCGGTTCGAACGGGGCGGTGAAGGACGGCTGGGACAAGGTGATCCGCTGGCAGCTCGACAGCCGCCACGGCCCCTGCAACATGGTGGAACTGATGCCCAGACTGAAAGAAGTCTGA
- the glp gene encoding gephyrin-like molybdotransferase Glp: MGQMLTIDEAIDLVRKAAPLMPEQEVALHKAAGRVLAAQVLARRDQPPFAASAMDGYAVVADSLTPDIPLLRLIGESQAGQRFSGKVGVGEAVRIFTGAPVPEGADTIVIQENTERHDDWLTILPDGRTTAPRHIRPAGQDFRAGEALLETGLRLDGWRLALVAAAGLAEVAVRRRPEVVILCTGNELVQPGETPRPDQIFESGSHALMALITAWGGKASFVGVAGDHLKGLHKALKKIIKEDAPDLIVTVGGASVGDLDLVRPALDKLGLERAFDSVKARPGKPTSFGQLAGGTAVLSLPGNPASALVMAQLLLKTWLEAALGMKAGPQFVSAVLQGPVSAAGPRETFLRGSLTSSLQGQLQVRAFADQDSSLVSVFAQADALIRLPANTPPMSAGARVEVLPLERL, from the coding sequence ATGGGCCAGATGCTCACGATTGACGAGGCCATCGATCTGGTGCGCAAAGCCGCGCCGCTGATGCCCGAACAGGAGGTGGCGCTGCACAAGGCGGCGGGCCGCGTTCTGGCTGCACAGGTATTAGCCCGCCGCGATCAGCCGCCCTTTGCCGCCTCGGCGATGGATGGTTATGCGGTTGTGGCCGACAGCCTGACCCCCGACATCCCGCTGCTGCGCCTCATCGGTGAAAGTCAGGCGGGCCAGCGCTTTTCCGGCAAGGTGGGCGTGGGCGAGGCCGTGCGCATCTTCACCGGCGCGCCCGTGCCCGAAGGCGCCGACACCATCGTCATTCAGGAAAACACCGAACGCCATGATGACTGGCTGACCATCCTGCCCGATGGCCGCACCACCGCCCCGCGCCATATCCGTCCGGCGGGGCAGGATTTCCGCGCCGGCGAAGCCCTGCTTGAAACGGGCCTCAGGCTCGACGGCTGGCGGCTGGCGCTGGTGGCGGCGGCGGGTCTGGCCGAGGTCGCCGTGCGGCGCAGGCCCGAAGTGGTGATCTTATGCACCGGCAATGAACTGGTGCAACCCGGCGAAACGCCGAGGCCCGACCAGATTTTTGAGTCCGGCTCGCACGCCCTGATGGCCCTGATTACGGCCTGGGGCGGCAAGGCCAGCTTTGTCGGCGTGGCGGGCGATCATCTCAAGGGCCTGCACAAAGCGTTGAAAAAGATCATCAAAGAGGATGCGCCCGATCTGATCGTCACGGTCGGCGGGGCCAGTGTCGGTGATCTTGATCTGGTGCGTCCGGCGCTCGATAAGCTGGGCCTGGAACGCGCCTTCGACAGCGTGAAAGCGCGCCCCGGCAAGCCGACCTCGTTTGGCCAACTGGCGGGCGGCACGGCGGTTTTGTCCCTGCCCGGCAATCCGGCCTCAGCGCTCGTCATGGCGCAATTGCTGCTCAAAACCTGGCTGGAGGCGGCGCTTGGCATGAAGGCGGGGCCGCAATTCGTCAGTGCCGTGCTGCAAGGCCCCGTTTCGGCGGCCGGGCCGCGCGAAACCTTCCTGCGCGGCAGCCTGACCTCCTCCTTGCAGGGCCAGTTGCAGGTCAGGGCTTTCGCCGATCAGGATTCGTCGCTGGTCAGCGTGTTTGCCCAGGCCGATGCGCTGATCCGCCTGCCTGCTAATACCCCGCCGATGAGCGCCGGGGCGCGCGTCGAGGTGCTGCCGCTGGAAAGGCTGTAG